In Candidatus Nomurabacteria bacterium, the following proteins share a genomic window:
- the rpmH gene encoding 50S ribosomal protein L34: MSKRTYQPSKRKRATTHGFLVRSATPSGAKVLQARRRKGRAQLTVKKAR; this comes from the coding sequence ATGAGTAAAAGAACTTATCAACCAAGCAAAAGAAAAAGGGCTACTACCCATGGTTTTTTGGTACGCAGCGCCACCCCTTCTGGAGCTAAGGTTTTACAAGCAAGACGTCGTAAAGGACGGGCACAACTAACGGTCAAAAAAGCTCGCTAA
- a CDS encoding membrane protein insertase YidC — MSYIWHTFFFDPVYNGLIFFIDIIPGGDVGVAIIATVAVVKFILLPLSIKAAKTQKIMREIEPKLREIKEKHKDNKEEQARAMMEIYRDAGMNPFASLFLVFLQIPIIIALYFSVYSGGGVALPEINTALLYSFVSTPSLVDMNFLGMIDISGKSVLLAALAGVTQYYQVKLAMPQMAPRDPNKAPDMKEDIMRNMQLQMRYVMPVIIFVVSYVISAAIALYFFVSNVAAILQELHIKKHHR; from the coding sequence ATGAGTTATATTTGGCATACATTTTTTTTCGACCCTGTTTACAACGGGTTAATATTTTTTATTGACATTATTCCTGGAGGTGATGTTGGGGTGGCGATTATCGCTACGGTGGCGGTAGTTAAGTTTATTTTGTTACCACTTTCTATCAAAGCGGCTAAAACGCAAAAAATAATGCGGGAAATTGAACCTAAGTTGCGAGAAATAAAAGAGAAGCACAAAGACAATAAAGAAGAACAAGCTAGGGCGATGATGGAAATTTATCGCGATGCTGGTATGAATCCATTTGCTAGTTTGTTTTTGGTTTTTCTGCAAATTCCGATCATTATTGCCCTTTACTTTTCGGTTTATAGTGGCGGCGGGGTAGCTTTACCGGAAATTAACACCGCTCTACTCTACTCTTTTGTGTCTACTCCCAGTTTGGTTGATATGAATTTCCTAGGCATGATTGATATATCTGGTAAGAGTGTACTATTGGCTGCTTTAGCGGGTGTTACCCAATACTATCAGGTTAAACTGGCGATGCCTCAAATGGCCCCACGAGATCCTAATAAGGCTCCTGACATGAAAGAGGATATTATGCGCAATATGCAGCTACAAATGCGCTATGTTATGCCGGTCATTATTTTTGTAGTATCTTACGTTATATCAGCAGCGATTGCTCTTTACTTCTTTGTTAGCAATGTGGCAGCTATCTTACAAGAATTACATATAAAAAAGCATCATCGGTAA
- a CDS encoding ribonuclease P protein component, translating to MLKKTSRLNSASFNTLLAQGRRLHNMYSTVIYAPATSFACVVVVGKKIFKKAHDRNRLRRRVYAVISRLVADKKPTGAYIVLIKPNIKELTKNEVIEVIKKEVGRVIK from the coding sequence ATGTTAAAAAAAACCAGTCGCCTAAACTCTGCTTCCTTTAATACACTTTTAGCTCAAGGTAGAAGATTACATAATATGTATTCTACCGTCATTTACGCACCAGCCACCAGTTTTGCTTGTGTGGTGGTGGTTGGTAAGAAGATTTTTAAAAAGGCTCATGACCGCAATCGGTTGCGGCGACGTGTTTATGCAGTTATTAGTCGATTGGTTGCTGATAAAAAACCAACCGGTGCTTATATTGTGTTGATAAAACCGAATATTAAGGAGTTGACGAAAAACGAAGTTATAGAGGTTATTAAAAAAGAAGTTGGACGAGTAATAAAATAA